In a single window of the Verrucomicrobiia bacterium genome:
- a CDS encoding ionic transporter y4hA encodes MTKKNTPVWTWLIPVLALITLILTLITGVSTVTALICSAALAGAVFVAVHHAEVVAHRVGEPFGTLVLALAVTAIESSLILSMMMAGGQEMAVLARDALFAAVMIICTGVVGLCLLAGGIAHREQTFRVEGASAGLAALIVLASLTLVIPAFTTSTSDGTYNKSQLAFVAISSATLWAIFVFVQTMRHRDYFIPAENSSDPEAHAAPPTNREAWISFGFLLLSLGTVVGLAKMLSPSIEKVVAAANAPRAVVGIIIAGLVLLPETWAAVRAARANRLQTSMNLAIGSALATIGLTVPLVVVASLMFDLPLVLALTPKDIALLTVTFVVSSITLGTGRTYMMQGAVHLVLFAAYLFLALVP; translated from the coding sequence ATGACGAAGAAAAACACGCCTGTATGGACCTGGTTGATCCCAGTGCTCGCCCTCATCACGCTCATTTTGACGCTGATCACCGGCGTTAGCACCGTCACAGCCCTCATTTGTAGCGCTGCGCTCGCCGGTGCCGTGTTCGTCGCCGTCCACCATGCGGAAGTCGTCGCCCATCGCGTCGGCGAACCGTTCGGCACCCTCGTCCTCGCCCTCGCCGTGACCGCCATCGAATCCTCCCTCATCCTCTCCATGATGATGGCCGGCGGCCAGGAGATGGCCGTGCTCGCGCGCGATGCCCTCTTCGCCGCCGTCATGATCATCTGCACCGGTGTCGTGGGCCTGTGCCTCCTCGCCGGCGGCATAGCTCATCGTGAACAAACCTTCCGTGTGGAAGGCGCCAGCGCCGGACTCGCCGCTCTCATCGTGCTGGCCTCGCTCACCCTGGTCATCCCCGCCTTCACCACCAGCACCTCCGATGGCACCTATAATAAATCCCAACTCGCCTTCGTCGCCATCAGCTCCGCCACCTTGTGGGCCATCTTCGTCTTTGTGCAGACCATGCGCCATCGCGATTACTTCATCCCCGCTGAGAATTCCTCTGACCCGGAAGCGCACGCCGCCCCGCCCACGAACCGTGAGGCCTGGATCAGCTTCGGCTTTCTCCTGCTTTCGCTTGGCACCGTGGTGGGCCTCGCCAAGATGCTCTCTCCCTCCATTGAAAAAGTCGTAGCCGCTGCCAACGCCCCACGCGCCGTCGTCGGCATCATCATCGCCGGCCTCGTGTTGCTCCCGGAGACGTGGGCCGCCGTCCGCGCCGCCCGTGCGAACCGTCTGCAAACGAGCATGAACCTCGCCATCGGCTCCGCGCTCGCCACCATCGGCCTCACCGTGCCCCTTGTCGTCGTGGCCTCCCTCATGTTCGATCTGCCCTTGGTGCTGGCCCTCACCCCGAAGGATATCGCCCTGCTGACCGTAACGTTTGTAGTGAGCTCCATCACCCTCGGCACCGGCCGCACCTACATGATGCAAGGCGCCGTCCACCTAGTCCTCTTCGCCGCCTACCTCTTCCTCGCCCTAGTCCCATGA
- a CDS encoding M14 family zinc carboxypeptidase — protein MKHTLTLALLTLCFQLTAAAEVKVRTDFEGGSAHIESIDQTNKVIRFTPGGDPARGWACWWYLRVDGIAKGDTWTFDLAASPKPTRNDGKLQPNPLAASWAMADRATFSTDEKTWTHTAPGKRVDKRIHYTVTGTGGPLWLAWGPPFTPRDTDKLLTEAKAKLPTAEIFTLATTREKRPVKALRINESKNPQAPVIWAHARQHAWEAGASWVARGLTEWLVSDDADARWLRANAEIILIPIMDVDNVATGNGGKEADPRDHNRDWTEQPVYPEVAAAQKRLLAYVKENRLSLFLDLHNPAPGDRQPFFFVGPEEDLTPQAKENRAKFLAAAMTHINGPLPVEKKTRTTGASYHPLVKQISGMWVTANGNPHTVAACLETSWNTPHSTTEGYLTVGKQLGEAVTAYVRQQK, from the coding sequence ATGAAACACACTCTCACCCTCGCTCTCCTCACGCTGTGTTTCCAACTCACCGCCGCCGCCGAAGTCAAAGTCCGCACCGATTTCGAAGGCGGCTCCGCCCACATCGAGAGCATCGATCAAACCAACAAGGTCATCCGCTTCACCCCCGGTGGCGATCCCGCCCGTGGCTGGGCCTGCTGGTGGTATCTCCGCGTGGACGGCATCGCCAAAGGCGACACGTGGACCTTCGACCTCGCCGCCAGCCCCAAGCCCACGCGCAACGACGGCAAGCTCCAGCCCAATCCCCTCGCCGCCTCGTGGGCCATGGCCGACCGCGCCACCTTTTCCACCGATGAAAAAACGTGGACCCACACCGCCCCCGGCAAACGCGTGGACAAACGCATCCACTACACCGTCACTGGCACCGGCGGCCCGCTCTGGCTCGCCTGGGGCCCGCCCTTCACCCCGCGCGATACCGATAAACTCCTCACCGAAGCGAAAGCCAAACTGCCCACCGCCGAGATCTTCACCCTCGCCACCACCCGCGAGAAACGCCCCGTGAAAGCCTTGCGCATCAATGAGTCAAAGAATCCCCAAGCCCCCGTCATCTGGGCTCACGCCCGCCAACACGCGTGGGAAGCCGGCGCCAGTTGGGTCGCCCGCGGCCTCACCGAATGGCTCGTGAGCGATGACGCAGACGCCCGCTGGCTCCGCGCGAATGCCGAGATCATCCTCATCCCCATCATGGACGTGGACAACGTCGCCACCGGCAACGGCGGCAAAGAAGCCGACCCCCGCGATCACAATCGCGACTGGACCGAGCAACCTGTTTACCCGGAAGTCGCCGCCGCCCAAAAACGCCTGCTCGCCTACGTGAAAGAAAATCGCCTCAGCCTCTTCCTCGATCTGCACAATCCCGCCCCCGGCGATCGCCAGCCCTTCTTCTTCGTCGGCCCGGAAGAAGACCTCACGCCCCAAGCCAAAGAGAACCGCGCCAAATTCCTCGCCGCCGCTATGACGCACATAAACGGCCCTCTCCCCGTGGAAAAGAAAACCCGCACCACCGGCGCCAGCTACCATCCCCTCGTCAAACAGATCAGCGGCATGTGGGTCACCGCGAACGGCAATCCCCACACCGTCGCCGCCTGCCTCGAAACCTCCTGGAACACCCCGCACAGCACCACTGAAGGCTACTTGACCGTCGGCAAACAATTAGGCGAAGCAGTGACCGCTTACGTGAGGCAGCAGAAGTAA
- a CDS encoding pseudouridine synthase: protein MQPRRLDQIFSRYGYGSRSEARHWLNSGRITVKGVIAKEPDDKADPLDVLIDGKPIEAPDGLLVLFHKPAGYVCSHDTREGANIYDLLPPQWLQRNPPVTSIGRLDKDTTGVLLLTDIGEIVQRWTSPKHKVSKIYDVTVEGVLKPELIPLFAAGTLQLEDEDKPCLPAKLEILSANTARLELIEGKYHQVKRMFASQGNPVTKLHRSRFGDHTVDDLPAGQWRAIPLPKL from the coding sequence GTGCAACCGCGTCGTCTCGACCAGATCTTTTCCCGCTACGGCTACGGCAGCCGGAGCGAGGCCCGTCATTGGCTCAACTCCGGTCGCATCACCGTCAAAGGCGTCATCGCTAAAGAGCCCGATGATAAAGCCGACCCGCTCGATGTGCTCATCGATGGCAAACCCATTGAAGCGCCCGATGGCCTGCTCGTCCTATTCCACAAACCCGCCGGTTACGTCTGCTCCCACGACACCCGCGAAGGCGCGAACATCTACGATCTCCTGCCGCCGCAATGGCTCCAGCGCAACCCACCCGTGACCTCCATCGGCCGCCTCGATAAAGACACCACCGGCGTGCTTCTGCTCACCGACATCGGCGAGATCGTCCAACGCTGGACCTCACCCAAACACAAAGTCTCCAAAATCTACGACGTCACCGTGGAAGGCGTCCTGAAGCCCGAACTCATCCCCCTCTTCGCCGCTGGCACTTTGCAGCTCGAAGACGAAGATAAACCCTGCCTCCCTGCAAAACTCGAGATCCTCTCCGCGAATACCGCCCGCCTCGAACTCATCGAAGGCAAATACCATCAGGTCAAACGCATGTTCGCCAGCCAAGGCAACCCCGTCACCAAACTCCACCGCAGCCGCTTCGGCGATCACACCGTAGATGATCTGCCCGCAGGCCAATGGCGCGCCATCCCCCTCCCCAAACTGTAG
- a CDS encoding MFS transporter, with the protein MTTDAHPAAPSAEITRLTFRSERWRAFSSGILETAATTFLLLIAVKELHAGATAKALIAAGGSVGLLLGPLTVSFVQARGMKPSDAAARMAMMGAAAFVVMALLPFLPVYVIGSIVALTASTAVIPLITQVYQENYPDKERGRMLSKSFVIRIATAAIFNELAGRALTGHLEKYQWLLLVFAAAYVVAAYWLAKIPSTPLHVSGGTHPFKSLRYVKEDALFRQTLVAWMLMGFANLMMIPLRVEYLANPQYGYALTAGEIAFLVGVVPNLARLVLSPFWGWAFDHMNFFMLRVVLNIGFALGILSFFTGETMTGMLIGAIIFGASNAGGDVAWSLWVTKFTAPERVADYMSVHTFCTGLRGLFAPLAAFHLAAHFTLIQLGWFAATLIGLSCAVLIPEIPWGKKAKQSAPLTEEVQD; encoded by the coding sequence ATGACGACGGATGCCCATCCTGCCGCCCCTTCCGCGGAGATCACCCGCCTGACGTTCCGTAGCGAACGTTGGCGGGCATTCAGTTCTGGCATCCTCGAAACCGCCGCCACCACGTTCCTCCTGCTCATCGCCGTGAAGGAACTTCACGCGGGCGCGACGGCGAAAGCCCTCATCGCCGCCGGTGGTAGTGTGGGTTTGTTGCTGGGCCCTCTGACGGTTTCCTTCGTGCAAGCACGCGGGATGAAGCCCTCCGATGCCGCCGCGCGCATGGCCATGATGGGTGCCGCCGCCTTCGTCGTGATGGCGCTATTGCCGTTTCTGCCCGTCTATGTCATCGGCAGCATCGTGGCACTCACTGCATCCACAGCGGTGATCCCGCTCATCACCCAGGTCTATCAGGAGAATTATCCGGATAAGGAACGCGGACGAATGCTCTCGAAGTCGTTTGTTATCCGCATCGCCACCGCCGCCATTTTCAACGAACTCGCCGGACGCGCCCTCACCGGTCATCTCGAAAAATATCAATGGCTCCTGCTCGTCTTCGCCGCCGCCTATGTAGTGGCCGCCTATTGGCTCGCGAAAATCCCTTCCACCCCCCTGCACGTCAGCGGCGGCACGCATCCCTTCAAATCCCTGCGCTATGTGAAGGAAGACGCGCTCTTCCGCCAAACCTTGGTCGCCTGGATGCTCATGGGCTTCGCGAACCTGATGATGATACCCCTGCGCGTGGAATACCTGGCCAATCCGCAATACGGCTATGCCCTCACTGCGGGAGAGATCGCGTTTCTCGTCGGCGTGGTCCCAAATCTTGCGCGCCTCGTCCTCAGTCCCTTCTGGGGCTGGGCCTTTGATCACATGAATTTCTTCATGCTGCGCGTGGTGTTAAACATCGGCTTCGCGCTCGGCATCCTCTCCTTCTTCACCGGCGAGACCATGACCGGCATGCTCATCGGCGCGATCATCTTCGGTGCGTCGAATGCCGGTGGTGACGTCGCATGGAGCTTGTGGGTCACCAAATTCACCGCGCCCGAACGCGTGGCGGATTACATGTCCGTGCACACCTTCTGCACCGGATTGCGTGGACTTTTCGCTCCGCTCGCCGCCTTCCACCTCGCCGCACATTTCACACTCATCCAGCTCGGCTGGTTCGCCGCCACCTTGATCGGCCTCTCCTGCGCCGTCCTGATCCCCGAAATCCCCTGGGGCAAGAAAGCCAAGCAATCCGCCCCCCTCACTGAAGAAGTGCAGGATTAG
- a CDS encoding Hsp20/alpha crystallin family protein, with amino-acid sequence MTNTVTETNGTQAAPAQAKQEQKSYLTPRVNIHEEKDGYVLHAEMPGVAKDGLEILLEDNELTIIGHRKAVSGVGEPLYRESTGRDYRRVFELDPVVDTNRIVAKIDQGLLTLELPKAEKVKPRRIQVS; translated from the coding sequence ATGACGAATACTGTTACCGAAACCAATGGCACCCAGGCGGCACCTGCGCAGGCAAAGCAGGAGCAAAAGAGCTATCTGACGCCGCGCGTGAATATCCATGAAGAGAAGGATGGGTATGTGCTGCATGCGGAGATGCCGGGGGTGGCTAAGGATGGGCTCGAAATCCTCCTGGAAGATAACGAGCTGACCATCATCGGCCATCGCAAGGCGGTATCTGGGGTAGGTGAGCCGCTTTATCGTGAAAGCACGGGTCGCGATTACCGACGGGTCTTTGAATTGGACCCAGTGGTGGATACGAATCGCATCGTGGCGAAAATCGATCAGGGGCTGCTGACTTTGGAGCTGCCGAAGGCAGAGAAAGTGAAGCCGCGTCGCATCCAGGTGAGCTGA
- a CDS encoding Hsp20/alpha crystallin family protein: protein MKLMRIQNPSLWNWSSTPQLSHLRDEISRLFEEPFGLLERRADFFNGWSPNLDLYEDKESLVARVELPGLKKEEIDVWLEDGALHVAGERKFEQKDDHGATHRLERFYGRFHRTVTLPKQVKADNIKATYEDGVLTVTLPKAEEAKPRQITVTGE, encoded by the coding sequence ATGAAACTGATGAGAATTCAAAATCCGAGTTTGTGGAACTGGAGTTCGACCCCGCAGTTGTCGCATCTGCGTGATGAGATCAGCCGGTTGTTCGAGGAGCCGTTTGGCTTGCTGGAGCGCCGGGCGGATTTCTTCAATGGCTGGTCGCCGAACCTCGATCTGTATGAGGATAAGGAAAGCCTCGTGGCCCGCGTGGAATTGCCGGGCTTGAAGAAGGAAGAAATCGACGTGTGGCTGGAGGATGGTGCGCTGCATGTGGCGGGTGAGCGCAAGTTCGAGCAGAAGGATGACCACGGCGCGACGCATCGTTTGGAGCGCTTCTATGGCCGCTTCCATCGCACAGTGACGCTGCCGAAACAGGTGAAGGCGGACAACATCAAGGCCACCTATGAAGATGGTGTGCTGACGGTGACGCTGCCAAAAGCCGAAGAAGCCAAGCCGCGCCAGATCACGGTGACGGGAGAATAA
- a CDS encoding DUF922 domain-containing protein encodes MRLRVILLWICGLWLSSQAGAAPVVNLKTNYYYIQGQSPRELRHSMNAQRPKNQTHDAFTVWNVTWSYTWRNAEGGGVLIHQPKITVTINTTLPRWSPPKDTDKFLVDRWTAYIKALALHENGHAAYAIQAGRDLEQRLATLGKQPSAELLKQTVDMIGHQLIAEAREKEKRFDEQTHHGMKQGARFP; translated from the coding sequence GTGAGATTGAGGGTCATACTTCTATGGATTTGCGGCTTGTGGCTGAGCAGTCAGGCCGGAGCCGCTCCCGTCGTGAATCTCAAGACCAATTACTACTACATCCAAGGCCAGTCCCCTCGTGAATTGCGTCATTCCATGAATGCGCAACGGCCTAAGAACCAAACCCACGACGCCTTCACCGTCTGGAATGTCACGTGGAGCTACACCTGGCGCAACGCTGAGGGCGGAGGCGTGCTGATCCACCAACCCAAGATCACCGTCACGATCAACACCACGCTGCCACGTTGGAGTCCGCCAAAAGACACGGACAAATTCCTCGTGGACCGCTGGACAGCATACATAAAAGCCCTCGCGCTTCACGAAAACGGTCATGCCGCTTATGCTATTCAAGCGGGACGCGATCTGGAGCAACGCCTCGCCACCCTCGGCAAACAACCCTCCGCCGAACTGCTCAAACAGACTGTCGACATGATCGGCCACCAGCTCATCGCCGAAGCTCGCGAAAAAGAAAAACGCTTCGACGAACAAACCCATCATGGCATGAAACAAGGCGCACGATTCCCCTGA
- a CDS encoding sulfite oxidase-like oxidoreductase, producing MKDDYIARKERWARKMAGQEKPSVRSSNRLPPGQREVHNFPTLDLGVKPKVPLEEWELYIHGKVENPVRLKWTDFLALPQFKDVSDMHCVTTWSQYDMQWEGVAFFTLMDLVKPTKEATHVFFKSYDGYSTNNPLEACMDDDVLIAHHWNGKPLAVEHGGPARVIVPKRYAWKGAKWIREITFLDRDILGFWEVRGYSNTADPWREDRFSRNEDVTFP from the coding sequence ATGAAAGACGACTACATCGCACGGAAGGAACGGTGGGCGCGAAAGATGGCGGGTCAGGAGAAGCCGTCGGTGCGGTCGAGCAATCGTCTGCCGCCCGGACAACGGGAGGTGCATAATTTCCCGACGCTCGATCTGGGCGTGAAGCCCAAGGTGCCGTTGGAGGAATGGGAACTCTACATCCATGGCAAGGTAGAGAATCCGGTGAGGCTCAAATGGACGGATTTTCTCGCGCTGCCGCAGTTCAAAGATGTGAGTGACATGCATTGCGTCACGACTTGGAGCCAGTATGACATGCAGTGGGAAGGCGTCGCGTTCTTCACACTCATGGATCTGGTGAAGCCGACGAAAGAGGCGACGCATGTTTTCTTCAAGAGTTACGATGGGTATTCCACGAACAATCCGCTCGAAGCGTGCATGGATGACGATGTGCTCATCGCGCATCATTGGAACGGCAAGCCGCTGGCAGTGGAGCATGGCGGACCGGCGCGGGTGATCGTGCCGAAGCGTTATGCGTGGAAGGGCGCGAAATGGATACGTGAGATCACGTTTTTGGATCGGGATATCTTGGGTTTTTGGGAAGTGCGCGGGTATTCGAATACGGCGGATCCGTGGCGTGAGGATAGGTTTTCTCGGAATGAGGACGTCACTTTTCCGTAA
- a CDS encoding aldo/keto reductase, with the protein MKYRTLAGTDINVSVIGFGLWTLVTGRWGHFNTTDATALLHDALDLGVNFFVTADVDAEGAGEELLAKAFRSQREEITIAVKVGYDFYHAHARLHSSGKPSVQFTPEYIRFAVDKALQRLKCDRIDLLQLHDVTVEAIQHQELQGALDALKQAGKIRHHGIALGPGAGWLEEAKAAVHGGKPTVIEHLHHLLEPKPGLAITAETFREEVGKSVRFSHGLMAEKAKQPVSLIVRGPHASGLLEGKFTADTGFKPDDARSKLGVEWLRDGLAQAERFQFLTGKDTGRTLAQAALLWHLAEPTVASCLPNIASREDLVEFALASEKNVLTREELLRVEDLMR; encoded by the coding sequence ATGAAGTATCGGACGCTGGCGGGGACGGATATCAATGTTTCGGTGATCGGGTTTGGCCTGTGGACTTTGGTCACGGGTCGCTGGGGGCATTTCAATACGACGGACGCCACGGCGCTGCTGCATGATGCGCTGGACTTGGGCGTGAATTTCTTCGTCACCGCGGATGTTGATGCGGAGGGAGCGGGCGAGGAATTGTTAGCGAAGGCGTTTCGTTCCCAGCGCGAGGAGATCACCATCGCGGTGAAGGTGGGGTATGATTTTTATCACGCGCATGCGCGATTGCATTCGAGTGGCAAGCCCTCGGTGCAATTCACGCCGGAGTATATCCGTTTTGCTGTCGATAAGGCATTGCAACGATTGAAGTGCGATCGCATCGATCTGTTGCAGTTGCATGATGTGACGGTGGAGGCGATCCAGCATCAGGAATTGCAAGGTGCGTTGGACGCACTGAAGCAAGCGGGGAAGATCCGGCATCACGGCATCGCTCTCGGGCCAGGTGCGGGTTGGCTGGAGGAGGCGAAGGCGGCGGTGCATGGTGGCAAGCCCACAGTCATCGAGCATCTGCATCATCTGTTGGAACCGAAGCCTGGGTTGGCGATCACGGCGGAGACGTTTCGTGAGGAAGTGGGCAAATCCGTTCGGTTCAGTCATGGGCTGATGGCGGAGAAAGCGAAGCAGCCGGTGTCATTGATTGTGCGTGGGCCGCATGCGTCAGGTTTACTGGAAGGAAAATTCACGGCAGATACAGGGTTCAAGCCGGATGATGCGCGGAGCAAGCTGGGGGTGGAGTGGTTGCGTGATGGCTTGGCGCAAGCGGAGCGGTTTCAGTTTTTGACGGGGAAGGATACCGGGCGCACGTTAGCGCAAGCGGCGTTGCTCTGGCATCTGGCGGAGCCGACGGTGGCGAGTTGCCTGCCGAATATTGCCTCGCGCGAGGATTTGGTGGAGTTTGCACTGGCGTCGGAAAAGAATGTGCTGACGCGGGAAGAGTTGTTGCGGGTGGAAGACCTGATGAGGTGA
- a CDS encoding UDP-N-acetylglucosamine diphosphorylase — translation MIKPSDLFDLSQTEHAALFEGCETAWDALKKLKAYVEKTVKPGLKNRCDGHAFIGDLVFIGEGTVVEDGVMIKGPAIIGKNCEIRHNAYIREHVLIGDGCVIGNSCEVKHSLIFNNCQVPHFNYVGDSILGYKAHMGAGSILSNVKSLPGNVTVEIEGKKVDTGLRKFGALLGDHAEIGCNSVLNPGSIIGRSSIIYPTTSWRGVLPANSIAKTKATQEVVIKKAKDGK, via the coding sequence ATGATCAAACCGTCCGATTTGTTTGACTTGAGCCAGACCGAGCACGCCGCCTTGTTTGAAGGCTGCGAGACCGCTTGGGATGCTCTCAAGAAATTGAAAGCCTACGTCGAGAAGACCGTGAAGCCCGGCCTCAAGAACCGCTGCGATGGCCACGCTTTCATCGGCGATCTCGTCTTCATCGGCGAAGGCACCGTGGTGGAAGACGGCGTGATGATCAAAGGCCCCGCCATCATCGGCAAGAACTGCGAGATCCGCCACAACGCCTACATCCGCGAGCACGTGCTCATCGGCGATGGCTGCGTCATCGGCAATTCGTGCGAAGTAAAGCACTCGCTCATCTTCAACAACTGCCAGGTGCCGCATTTCAATTACGTCGGCGATTCCATTCTCGGCTACAAAGCGCACATGGGCGCGGGCAGCATCCTCTCCAACGTAAAATCCCTCCCTGGCAACGTGACCGTGGAGATCGAAGGCAAGAAGGTGGACACCGGCCTGCGCAAATTCGGCGCGCTCCTCGGTGACCATGCTGAGATCGGCTGCAACTCCGTGCTGAACCCCGGCAGCATCATCGGCCGCAGTTCCATCATCTATCCGACTACGAGCTGGCGCGGTGTATTGCCCGCCAACTCCATCGCCAAGACCAAGGCGACGCAGGAAGTTGTCATAAAGAAGGCGAAGGACGGCAAATAA